The DNA region GCTTTCTGGCGGTCCTGCACCTCCTGTTTCAGCACAAAGCCCCCTACGTAGCTCAGATCAAAGTTGCTGTCTGGAACAAAACTGATAGGTTTCTCTTCCCAGATAGCTTCCAGTCGCTTCTTCCAGTCCTCCAGGATCTGCAAACGGGCATCCTCAGGAGCGTGACTAATGCTGTAGGCGATTTGGGGCTCCTAGACTTGCAAGCCACAGAAATGGAGCAGGCCACTCTAGAGTGAGAAAACACAGGAAAGCTCTAAGACTGCCAAGGCTTTTATTTGGGCAGGACAGGCCGCCTTCAGTTCAAGGCTATTACAACTACTGGAGAAGGCCGAGAACCAAGGGTAACAGCACATACTGGTACCCTCAGGGCTTCTGGTTTGCTATGAAAATCTAATTCCTCAAGTTATGTCTTGTTCTATGGGTTTAGCTGTACAGCAGGAGGGGTGACTTGCATCCCCTTGCGCTGCAGGAATTTTGGCCTGGAGttttatagattccaagaccagaagggacaattgtgatcatccagtctgacctccgcTGTAGCATAGGCTGCAGAATTCCCAGCACATAGCTTCTAGAAAGagatccaatcttcatttaaaaattgcccatgatagagaatccaccaaaaCCCTTGGTTGgtcccatggttaattactctgtttCCCCTCTGATTTTGTCAAGCTTCCAGCCACAGGATCTTGttctacctttgtctgctagattgagcagcccattattaaatatttgttcccttgGAGGAACTTAGAGCACActcatcaagtcaccccttatccGTCTCTTTGTTACACTACACAGATTCAGCTCCTTGAGCCTATCACTAcatgattagaaaacctgccttataacCAATGTCGTGGCTCTTCTCTCAAATTTACAACATCCTTCTGGACTTGTGGgcaccagcactggacacaggattccagcagtggtcgcaccagcgCCCAATATAGAGGTAAAgtgacctctctgctcctacgtgagattcccctgttcatgtATCCCAGTCAGTGTTTCACTGAAAGCTCATGTGCAGCTGAGTAGCCCCCAAACTCTTCCCAGGCTCCAGTCCTCCAGCCTGTAAGCAAGGCTGACATTCTTTGGGCCTAACTGTACACCTTTATGTTACCCATACTAAAACGCAGTGTTTGCTTGGGCCCAGTTGAATGGGACTTTTtagtttgactgtttctcttcagttcctatctGTGCTTCAAACAGGCAAGCAATACCTGCCAGCAACCCTGAGCCTTCCTCACCCCCTGTGCACACAGGTTGGACCTGACCCCAGTTTCCCAAACTAGCACtgtgccaggggctgagcagggggatTCTGGCACAGCAACCCAGGGATAGAGCCCTGCATTACAGTGGAGTCCACCTAGATGTAGAGAAATGGCTTTGGGCCTCAAACCGCCAAGCCTACCCCATATCTAGTCTCTTCTCCAGCTGGCTGAGCCTATCCATCTCCACTGAAGCCTTGCCCTGGGGAGTTCCACAAGCCAGTGTTCGGTTCTATTACCCACACCACAGGCAGATACACATATACGTGCTAGCTTCACCctctggggcaggagggatggaTCCTTCCCTTTACAGGGACACTATCACCTCTCCCACTTTCCAGAATAGTGTCTGGTAACGATTAATGCTTCTCTTTCAACCCAGGACTTTCCCCTTTCCTCTGGCAGGGCGAGATGGTACCTGGAATATCAGAAGGTCTGCAGCTTCGAGCTTCTTCTGTTCTGCTACAATGTCGCTGCTCAGCCGACCTTCTGCCCATGCCAAGGCTGTCTCAGGACCATACTTGAAGTTGTTGGGGTCTTTTGACTTACCTGAGATAGGAGACAGAGGTCAGTGCTAAGAACAAAGATGGGAAATGCTGAACTTTAAGGGGAGTAGTGATGTTCAGTACCAGTATGGCACAGGGTTAAACTTCATCTTGTATAGGTCAGAAATGGTGACACTCCAGCCTCTCTTCTGCAGCACGCCCACAGCAGCATCTTTCATGGCATGATTGAAGGAGTTCTTCTGCTCGTGTGCCAGCACAATCAGGGCCTTTCTTCCTGCAAAGCACATCAGCAAGCTAGAGCCCTTTCCTCCTTTGTGGGAGAAAGGGACACCCAAGAGACCAATCATAAAACTGAGCAGCTTTTCTATGACTTGCCTTTGGGGTGACCAAGAACTGACTCTTTAGAACAAGGGGACTGACTATTCTGTGCGCTTTCATAAACCCACAGGTGTCACTCAGAGCATTGCAAGTGTTGTGTGATTAGTATGTGGGACTCCCCTACTGTTCCTAAGAACTGTGCACAGATCCTAGCTGATGCAACAGTCCATTCAGCaattggcaggggtgggggctgcgtACATGCCTCCCTCCATGCACCCCACCCAGACACATGCTCCTAGTACATGCCGTACTCCAGACTCGGCAACAAATCTGCATCGAGGCAGGAGGGATTTGGGGGCAAAGGGGAGGACAAAGTATATCCCATAAAACCCTGTCTAGCAAAACTTCATACATCAGCCCAActtgccaccacctctcctggtcAGCCAGGGATCAAGCTGTCATGGACAGTGGTCCTCACAGGGCAGTACCGTGATACCAGACCCTTGGCCCAAACCTCATGTTACAGCCTGTAAATATGAaatttatttgcattactgtgTCCTCTAGGAGCCCAATGGGCTAGGTACTGCACCTCCAGAgcaaaaaagatggtccttgtGCCAAAGAGCTCCCCAGCCAAGTAGAAGACAAGAGACCGACCGACAGGGGAGCATGAGAATCAAGGAGATAACGTTGGTTGGCACAACAGGTGATGGCCCCAGCAGCCCAGGGTCCCATATGCACCACAGGAAAGGTGGGTTCTGAAGGAGGACACTGCTGTGTGGACGTTCATGCGAAGCACCTCTCGTGCGAGCCTGTAGGTGCCggtttgaaaatgtaactggGCACTGGAGGCTGGCACCACTGGCTGATTGATCAGAGGCAGAAGTCGGCCTTTCCGTACTGACTGAGAGGTGACAGGTTGGGTGGTGgcaggccatgaagggccttggaAGGAAAGACAAGTAGCCTGATAAAGAGGAACCAGTGGAGGGATACAAAGAGGGATGGTGCCGTAATCCTTATGAGAGCCcggacaagagttttagctgtgtggatggatcaGAAAGGGGCTCTTAGATGTTACACACAAAGAATTGGGAAGATTTACTCAGTCCGAGTGACAGGCAGGGAGGTAGTAGTGTCCAGAGAGACCAAGAAAGGAAGTAAAAGGGAGAGCAAGAAAGGAAGTAGCAGGGAGAGCAAGAAAGGAAGTAGCAGGGAGAGCAAGACGAAGAGCTCTggtttagccatgttgagctagAACAAACAGCTAGACCTCCACAAGGTgctgtcagagagacaggctgagctTTTCGTTTGGACAGGAGAGCGAGCTCTGAGTCGTCAGCATCAAGATTGTGGTTGAATGTGTGTTTGTAGATGTGATTTCTCAAAGATAAAGGGGTagagggaaaagagaaggggGACCAAGGACCGAGCCGTGTGCACCCTCCACAGAAAgctggagggatggggaaggatgaGGAGGATCCTCTGAAGAACACAAtgaaggagcaattagagaggtaggaggagaaccaggagaggacaagatttcaaggaGAGGAACATAATCAATCGTGTCAAAGGCCAAGGAGGATTCATAAATTCCAAAGCCtgatgggaccattgtgatcatctagtctgacctcatgcataACGCAGGCCAGGGACCTGCCCTAAAATAATCCCTACAACCTATcctttggaaaaacatccaatctcaattGGAAAAACTGCCAGTTATGGAGAAACCACTATGacaaaggttaagattttgttgctattatttttaggaaaagtcgcgtacaggtcatgggcaataaacaaaacagaaggttatgacttgtctgtgacttttactacaAATAACCAggactgcgggggagggagagggactgacagctccagctcccgctCCCAGCACCAATGACAGCAGCTTACAGCTCCAGGGCCCCCGCCAGCATGGGGCTGAAGCGGAAAATGTCACAAAGGTCTCTGAAAggcacagaatccgtgacctccatgacaaaaatcttatCCTGAACCATGACCCTTGAGAAGTTCCTCCAAGGAtagttactctcactgttacAAGTTTACAccttttatttccagtctgtattgtctagcttcaacttccagcatgagttggatcgtgttagacctttctctgctagatagaAGATcccatttttcaatatttttccaCCATGTAGCGGACAATACGCTACAGACAAATCAAGTcagcccttaaccttctctttgttaaactaagtaGATTGTGCTCTTTGAGTCTGTTcctatcaggcaggttttctaatcctttaatctttctcatgGATCTTCTCTGATCCCTGTCCCATTTATCAACGTCCTTCTTgacttgtgggcaccagaactggatgcattattccagcagctgttgcaccagtgccaaatacaggggtaaaataacctgtctactcagactcaagattcccctgtttatgcatcccaggatcgcattagcccttttggccacagcatcacagtgggtGCTCATGTTCAATGGATTATCCATCACgattaaggctgcaagtctgtcacagaggtcatggattccgtgacctccatgacttctgaaGTGCCCAGTGCGCCTGGCTCAAGGGCAGCTTGGGCAGCCCTTGCACCAGgtgcactggccgctgctggggcagtctcgggccactgcaccccacacccctccagcagcagagttggggtgtgggagggtgcagg from Chelonia mydas isolate rCheMyd1 chromosome 12, rCheMyd1.pri.v2, whole genome shotgun sequence includes:
- the NQO1 gene encoding LOW QUALITY PROTEIN: NAD(P)H dehydrogenase [quinone] 1 (The sequence of the model RefSeq protein was modified relative to this genomic sequence to represent the inferred CDS: substituted 2 bases at 2 genomic stop codons) is translated as MIGLLGVPFSHKGGKGSSLLMCFAGRKALIVLAHEQKNSFNHAMKDAAVGVLQKRGWSVTISDLYKMKFNPHXPLSPISGKSKDPNNFKYGPETALAWAEGRLSSDIVAEQKKLEAADLLIFQSGLLHFCGLQVXEPQIAYSISHAPEDARLQILEDWKKRLEAIWEEKPISFVPDSNFDLSYVGGFVLKQEVQDRQKAQKYGLSVGQHLGKAIPPDSQVKAQKK